A DNA window from Setaria viridis chromosome 2, Setaria_viridis_v4.0, whole genome shotgun sequence contains the following coding sequences:
- the LOC117844031 gene encoding uncharacterized protein: MATSGKFDTRAPHFDGTDYDYWQSRMKAYLKGKGMNLWRITQNSTYVIPAEDPTDPAAVALLEANNRVVDILQASLCKPEYDRISSEELAFQIWDKLKKYHEGSNAVKTRKFEIYRKEFDAFSQLPGESIEDLFARFQVIVNKMKALNKDMPYNDHARALILLHSLTDEWDMKVEAIVESAGYETLTTDELFSKLKSKEIDVLSKRKLKNPTSASSSDVPMALVSGSKTNANTNPVPPSFALSSLCHVADDELETLDDDQLVLLSNKFKRVYENRRNRRRSEGCFSCGERGHFAADCPNKRTFDQGNNSRRQEQPREKKKKGDRRMKKNGQKYTDKQIKRAAHVLFSSLGDFVSDASSNSSDSDSENELPKKKTDGLCFLADIKGGMCTMALEDDEASNLSDNSSDNEVQNSAEEEIKELTKIIDKQNKILAKLKAEYDRVISELKDLKDATPAEVECEECSVHMVSLSELQSKHAFIVDKFENAKIELEKLHSGSASLGACASCPTLKSELNNAKSRVIELEKHSCPALPSCLTCPTFVAENNDLRVKISALEEENKHLRVILGWCSIREPQIGMSIAQIKRSKRFGPRYDLKHVFGEKSGPPISEKNPPLAKYTGPPPRKEGPCVTSEGLLVEPSRSVPKKQDGGEENIWIMDSGCSRHMTGDDKWFSNLTPASGKEYITFGDNSKDDFEVRFKKGNSRVLDSTGNLVCKISPFGRVFKVDFSKSFGQTRCLVARGFPDIWKWHRRLGHLSFDLLCRLSSMDLIDGLPKLKFEKDLICAPCKHGKMVAASHAPVTQVMTRRPGELLHMDIIGPARVRSAGGKWYVLVVVDDFSRYSWVFFLESKDDAFSHVHDLVLKLKNELSNNAVRAIRSDNGTEFKNSRMKAFCAEHGLDHQFSSPYVPPQNGVVERKNRTLVEMARTMLDEYKTPRRFWAEAINTACYVANRIFLRAFLKKTSYELRFGRPPKVSHFRVFGCKCFILKKGNLDKFESRSSDGLFLGYALQGRAYRVLNIDTNRIEETCEVTFDETMPCFSSAFECAGDDEIGQDIFEDEQEEDGYNNDDDDDAPPVMQGEPGAQLEQAPSTTLEDGPLPTRTSTAAPAASPTFDQLENFERNQVWVLVDPPPSCKPIGTKWVFKNKQGEDGHVVRNKARLVAQGFCQKEGIDYGETFAPVARLEAIRILLALAASHGYKLYQMDVKSAFLNGFIEEVYVKQPPGFEHPNFPDRVFKLQKALYGLKQAPRAWQGNDTLIVQIYVDDIIFGGSSHVLVKKFADVMSKEFEMSMMGELKFFLGLQIKQTSEGTFVHQGKYTKDVLQKFAMDDAKPISTPMPTSAALDADENGEPVDQKDYRSMIGSLLYLTATRPDIHFVVCMCARFQASPKISHHQAVKRIMRLHFPGLVEVGRRAEPAYTWEHYVAARDALDQDGRVFPNKAEQVKAELWSLSHGGQPCSQFKAWALSHKGKAMANIDYNPEDPPSSYNNATIHIHLNEYTTMARKVHGPEYNPSFQDLDGEVVMRVEAEMKRQQELEARMEQMIQQRLEVERQRMEEDRWRREEEQRMRMEQMFMQGLSERLD; this comes from the exons ATGGCGACCTCCGGAAAATTCGATACACGCGCTCCGCATTTTGATGGTACTGATTATGACTATTGGCAGTCACGTATGAAAGCTTATTTGAAGGGGAAGGGGATGAATCTGTGGAGGATCACACAAAACTCTACATATGTGATTCCTGCAGAGGACCCTACTGATCCTGCTGCTGTTGCTCTTCTTGAAGCAAATAATCGGGTTGTTGACATTTTGCAAGCTTCTCTTTGTAAACCCGAGTATGATCGTATTTCCAGTGAGGAGCTAGCTTTTCAGATCTGGGATAAATTAAAGAAATATCATGAAGGCTCCAACGCTGTGAAAACACGAAAATTtgaaatttatagaaaagaatTTGATGCTTTTTCTCAGTTGCCTGGTGAATCTATTGAAGACCTTTTTGCAAGGTTTCAAGTGATTGTAAACAAAATGAAAGCCCTTAATAAGGATATGCCTTACAATGATCATGCAAGGGCTCTCATATTGTTGCATTCACTTACTGATGAGTGGGATATGAAGGTAGAGGCAATCGTTGAGTCTGCTGGCTATGAGACTCTTACCACTGACGAGCTTTTCAGTAAGCTTAAGTCAAAAGAGATTGATGTTCTCTCCAAGCGCAAATTGAAAAATCCCACTAgcgcttcttcttctgatgttcCTATGGCTTTGGTTTCTGGGAGTAAAACTAACGCTAACACTAATCCAGTTCCTCCAAGctttgccttgtcttctttgTGTCATGTTGCAGATGATGAGTTGGAGACGCTAGATGATGATCAGTTGGTGCTGCTCTCCAACAAATTCAAGCGAGTCTATGAGAACCGACGCAACAGAAGACGCTCAGAAGGATGTTTCAGCTGTGGTGAGCGAGGCCACTTTGCAGCTGATTGCCCGAACAAGAGAACATTTGATCAGGGCAACAACTCCAGGCGCCAGGAACAAccaagggagaagaagaagaagggtgaCAGGCGCATGAAGAAGAATGGCCAGAAGTACACTGATAAGCAAATTAAAAGGGCTGCAcatgttttgttttcttctcttgGTGATTTTGTTTCAGATGCTTCTTCGAACTCAAGTGATTCAGACTCCGAGAATGAGCTGCCCAAAAAGAAAACTGACGGACTCTGCTTCCTCGCCGACATCAAGGGAGGGATGTGCACCATGGCCttagaagatgatgaagctTCTAATCTCAGCGACAACTCTTCTGACAATGAGGTACAAAATtcagcagaagaagaaattaaagaaTTGACAAAAATTATTGATAAACAAAACAAGATTTTAGCAAAACTTAAGGCTGAGTATGATAGAGTCATCTCTGAATTAAAAGACTTAAAAGATGCTACTCCTGCTGAAGTAGAATGTGAAGAGTGCTCTGTGCATATGGTTTCACTTTCTGAATTGCAATCTAAGCATGCCTTCATTGTTGACAAATTTGAAAATGCTAAGATTGAGTTAGAAAAACTTCACTCTGGTTCGGCTTCACTTGGCGCTTGTGCTTCTTGTCCAACCTTGAAATCTGAATTGAATAATGCTAAATCTCGTGTTATTGAGTTGGAGAAACACTCTTGTCCTGCTTTGCCTTCCTGTTTAACTTGCCCTACTTTTGTTGCTGAAAATAATGATTTGAGGGTGAAGATTTCTGCGttggaagaagaaaataaacatTTGAGAGTGATTCTTGGTTGGTGCTCTATTCGTGAACCTCAGATTGGTATGTCAATTGCTCAAATTAAACGGAGTAAGCGTTTTGGACCTAGATATGATTTGAAACATGTTTTTGGTGAAAAGAGTGGACCTCCTATTTCTGAAAAGAATCCACCTTTGGCTAAGTACACTGGACCACCTCCTAGGAAAGAGGGTCCATGTGTCACATCTGAGGGGTTGTTAGTTGAACCATCCAGATCTGTTCCAAAAAAGCAG GATGGAGGCGAGGAGAACATATGGATAATGGATTCCGGTTGTTCGCGCCACATGACCGGAGATGACAAATGGTTCTCCAACCTCACCCCCGCGAGCGGTAAGGAATATATTACATTCGGGGATAATAGTAAAG ATGATTTTGAAGTGCGTTTTAAGAAAGGCAATTCGCGAGTTCTTGATTCTACTGGCAACCTTGTTTGCAAGATTTCTCCCTTTGGACGAGTTTTTAAggttgatttttctaaatcttTTGGACAGACTCGTTGTTTGGTTGCTCGTGGTTTCCCTGATATTTGGAAGTGGCATCGTCGGTTGGGCCacttgagctttgatttgctttgtcGCTTGAGTTCGATGGATTTAATTGATGGTTTGCCAAAACTCAAGTTTGAAAAAGATTTAATTTGTGCTCCCTGCAAACATGGAaaaatggttgctgcttcccatGCACCTGTGACGCAGGTGATGACGAGACGACCGGGTGAACTGTTACATATGGACATTATTGGTCCAGCCCGTGTTCGGTCTgctggtgggaagtggtatgtgctcgTTGTTGTGGATGATTTTTCTCGATACTCATGGGTGTTCTTTCTGGAATCTAAGGATGACGCCTTTTCACATGTTCATGATCTTGTTCTGAAGCTGAAAAATGAGTTGTCAAATAATGCCGTTAGAGCAATTCGCAGTGACAATGGTACGGAATTCAAGAACTCTCGTATGAAAGCTTTTTGTGCAGAACATGGTCTTGATCATCAATTTTCTTCTCCTTATGTTCCTCCTCAGAACGGTGTTGTTGAAAGGAAAAATCGCACGCTTGTTGAAATGGCTAGGACAATGCTAGATGAATATAAAACCCCTAGACGTTTCTGGGCTGAGGCAATCAACACCGCTTGCTATGTTGCTAATAGAATTTTTCTGAgagctttcctgaagaaaacaTCATATGAGTTGAGATTTGGACGTCCTCCCAAAGTTTCTCACTTTCGAGTGTTTGGTTGCAAGTGCTTTATTCTAAAAAAGGGAAACTTGGATAAGTTTGAGTCTCGTTCTTCTGATGGGTTATTTCTGGGGTATGCTTTGCAAGGGCGTGCTTACCGTGTGCTTAATATTGACACTAACCGCATCGAGGAGACATGTGAGGTCACCTTCGATGAGACAAtgccttgtttttcttctgctttTGAATGTGCAGGTGATGACGAGATCGGGCAGGATATTTTTGAGGATGAGCAAGAGGAAGATGGATACAacaatgacgacgacgatgacgccCCGCCTGTGATGCAGGGGGAGCCTGGCGCGCAGCTCGAGCAGGCACCCTCCACCACTTTGGAGGATGGACCATTGCCTACACGTACATCTACAGCAGCTCCTGCAGCCTCACCGACTTTTGATCAG ttagaaaattTTGAACGAAATCAAGTTTGGGTTTTGGTtgatcctcctccttcttgtaaaccaattgggactaaatgGGTTTTTAAGAACAAACAAGGAGAAGATGGTCATGTTGTCAGGAACAAAGCCAGATTAGTGGCTCAGGGGTTTTGTCAAAAGGAGGGTATTGATTATGGTGAAACTTTTGCTCCTGTTGCTCGTTTAGAAGCCATTCGTATCTTGCTTGCATTGGCTGCTTCACATGGTTACAAgctttatcaaatggatgtAAAAAGTGCTTTTCTGAATGGTTTTATAGAAGAAGTTTATGTCAAACAACCGCCTGGTTTTGAACACCCCAATTTTCCTGATCGTGTTTTTAAGTTGCAAAAGGCTTTATATGGTTTGAAGCAAGCACCTCGTGCTtg gcaaggcaatgacACTTTAATAGTTCagatttatgtggatgatatcattTTCGGTGGTTCCTCTCATGTTCTTGTGAAAAAGTTTGCAGATGTGATGAGCAAAGAATTTGAGATGTCTATGATGGGCGAGCTGAAGTTCTTTCTTGGCTTACAAATCAAACAAACTTCGGAAGGAACATTTGTACATCAGGGAAAGTACACGAAGGATGTCCTGCAGAAGTTTGCGATGGATGATGCAAAGCCAATTTCTACGCCCATGCCGACTAGCGCGGCTTTGGATGCTGATGAGAATGGAGAGCCCGTGGATCAGAAGGATTATCGAAGCATGATCGGGTCACTGCTGTACTTGACTGCAACAAGGCCGGATATACACTTTGTTGTGTGTATGTGTGCTCGTTTTCAGGCGTCCCCCAAGATTTCTCATCATCAGGCGGTGAAGCGCATCATGAG gctacacttccctggCCTGGTGGAGGTCGGCAGAAGAGcagagccggcctacacgtgggagcACTACGTCGCCGCTCGCGACGCCCTTGATCAAGATGGCAGGGTATTCCCCAACAAGGCAGAGcaggtgaaggccgagctgtgg TCGTTGTCACATGGTGGCCAGCCTTGCTCCCAGTTCAAGGCATGGGCTTTGTCCCACAAGGGCAAGGCGATGGCCAACATCGACTACAACCCGGAGGACCCACCGTCGTCATACAACAATGCCACCATCCACATCCACCTCAATGAATACACAACGATGGCAAGGAAGGTCCATGGGCCAGAGTACAATCCGAGCTTCCAGGATCTTGATGGAGAAGTCGTCatgagg GTGGAAGCAGAAATGAAGCGACAGCAAGAGTTGGAGGCAaggatggagcagatgattCAGCAGAGGCTGGAGGTCgagcggcagaggatggaggaagatcGCTGGAGGCGGGAGGAAGAACAGCGgatgaggatggagcagatgtttaTGCAGGGTCTTTCTGAGAGGCTGG ATTGA